Proteins from a single region of Desulfatiglans anilini DSM 4660:
- a CDS encoding DUF433 domain-containing protein, which produces MIERITANPKILGGKPIIRGTRISVEFILDLLASHVSEKDILEDYPHLTREDIQACLRYAARSCKNEIYVALETAAP; this is translated from the coding sequence ATGATCGAGCGCATCACAGCCAACCCGAAGATACTGGGGGGAAAACCGATTATACGAGGAACGCGTATCTCGGTAGAGTTCATTCTCGATCTGCTGGCCTCCCATGTGTCGGAGAAAGACATCCTTGAAGACTATCCCCACCTGACAAGAGAGGATATTCAGGCATGCCTTCGGTATGCCGCACGTTCCTGCAAAAATGAGATTTATGTGGCGCTGGAGACGGCCGCACCATGA